One window of Syngnathus acus chromosome 16, fSynAcu1.2, whole genome shotgun sequence genomic DNA carries:
- the zgc:158766 gene encoding pleckstrin homology domain-containing family G member 4B isoform X5, translating into MQEWCALLRLLQTLQNASDGARQVPAGLRSSGAGLLLWLDSCQPAPRATQRVRHCTSELRPEDAESLDSCIQSTLSALYRPFNATASTVLWQLFSVVERQYRGDGLRCFIDFLLPAKRILHIIQQETCLRFRGLLLYNEGWPLCIHDKVVLQLSPLHKVRLKQGDFYLQIVPLGRKAAKLAIKCLSASGQAIVEIPVAESMYGSIFTAEFLQNVTLERNLHPLQNCLLTTGKSVYRTPWKNVVNPLFVSSTAEAIMQAQCSRVGFRGQLSACSTSGSTGTLDSHRSSRESLHSQGADSTFSEPTSPSRNRTETGGDSHSMTREDITTPIIKISPTEERGTEHRGEDGGGRERGPTSKMLSFSTDLSNPGPRRRQPRDSVAFESRRLFRKSYMEALQNPMSLGSSTESILEESPEHGSLREGSVTPGSSPDTRASSREHLARRLGSRGWLSGDDSRPSTPLHYFQKGLRSAERRAERRSKSLERTNKAGQGKAHRERSSSGGSASISTKKLMNGYVLRFGKLEVEASLPGCEKRSSKEVAGQQEDSGDDRKSRLAEDESNSPKRANGSAIGLGSSSSSSNDSNLSLPKRMSEVNQELLASGAVILPGSRDRGGRAVLQVCTRAQVWAGESCSVHDLSSLMVYLHSTLRKEKRDEGLTVVIDSRRQPPVPALLSSLSEFQTLVPNALYSVLFLADKEAATKPERDIVNIQTETLSSLKALLKHVEANQLTRDLEGTFQYDHNHWMFFRQKIEPFASSCSEAIASLQESITTLSDSGNLKTSQEVSQMMEQQKHLMKCVLNDSHLNRLRLEGGTILARIRKEEACDNESYRDAVDMLSALYNQVDEEVHELVILSNKSQKDLESLLEVRRFEEQTQQVKLWFDVEGDKHLTPLGSLSLTVNNIKDMKESLDHFLKESVHQQRHALQMVKDSPQSLPGSVSSEFKQHLASILSRVEKRKTHLDVLGNLYEFYDSVNQWQEHCQDYVSHLNTSGEALSPTVVPTLRDYCAEACKFSMDNFSPLNDMVLSLECPQQVQQWNVVWQKCQQTKQQLEDTLARATRASSDSISSEFTDVFKPAEIQIGVADNSGGGLQCEGSSCSSRTVTPLAIENSKPHSDEPFSKSPSGSISSSSRFTFPPDSKMSPSMFDDTDSDCTIDSSISCHSEPIFSAASRLRKSPMKKIMKKTMSYELTPRDGGHSDSSHVHGYTGVYIKGLEVANNVSAEKMLQRPDVTSPALGRSRSMSTPSRIHNRHNEGDGKKQSSKMQHIMDEMISTEREYVRSLSYVIEHYFPEMERLDLPQDLRGKRSIIFGNVEKLWDFHSQYFLKDLEARAHSPLSISSCFLRHEDQFGMYALYSKNKPRSDSLLSSHGNEFFKNKQLDLGDKMDLASYLLKPIQRMSKYALLLKDLIKECGQSQAQELSDLRTAEEMVKFQLRHGNDLLAMDAIRGCDVNLKEQGQLRCQDEFIVWCGRRKYLRHVFLFEDLILFSKTKKIEGGYDIYIYKQSYKTAEIGMTENVGDSGLRFEIWFRRRKSQDTFILQASSVEIKAVWTSIIGKILWRQALRNRELRIQEMVSMGIGSKPFMDIKPSDAAINDRAIDYIMKGM; encoded by the exons ATGCAGGAGTGGTGTGCGCTGCTCCGCCTCCTGCAAACTTTACAAAA TGCCTCGGATGGAGCACGTCAGGTTCCTGCAGGACTCAGAAGCTCGGGGGCAGGTCTTCTTCTCTGGTTAGACAGCTGTCAGCCAGCCCCCCGCGCAACCCAAAGAGTCAGACACTGCACAAGTGAACTGCGGCCGGAG GACGCTGAATCTTTGGACAGTTGTATCCAAAGCACCTTGTCGGCCTTGTACCGACCTTTCAACGCCACCGCCTCCACCGTCCTGTGGCAGCTTTTCAGCGTGGTGGAAAGACAGTACCGCGGAGACGGTCTCCGCTGCTTCATCGATTTCTTGCTTCCCGCCAAGAGGATTCTTCACATCATCCAACAAGAAACTTGC ttaaGGTTTCGAGGACTGCTGCTCTACAATGAAGGCTGGCCTCTGTGCATTCACGACAAAGTTGTCCTGCAGTTGTCGCCCTTGCACAAAGTCAGACTAAAGCAAGGAGACTTCTACCTCCAAATTGTCCCGTTAGGCCGCAAGGCCGCCAAGCTCGCGATAAAATGCTTGTCGGCCAGCGGGCAAGCTATCGTGGAGATCCCCGTGGCGGAGAGCATGTACGGCAGCATCTTCACCGCTGAGTTCCTCCAGAATGTAACGCTCGAACGGAACCTGCACCCGCTCCAGAACTGTCTGCTCACAACCGGCAAATCCGTGTACAGGACCCCGTGGAAGAACGTGGTCAACCCTCTGTTTGTCAGCAGCACGGCGGAAGCCATCATGCAAGCGCAGTGCAGCAGGGTGGGCTTCCGCGGACAACTCAGCGCCTGCAGCACGAGCGGATCCACGGGAACCCTGGACAGCCATCGCAGCTCCCGAGAGTCCCTCCATTCTCAAGGAGCCGACTCCACTTTTTCGGAACCGACCTCGCCGAGCAGAAACCGCACGGAGACCGGCGGCGATAGCCATAGCATGACTCGAGAAGACATAACAACTCCCATCATTAAGATCAGCCCCACAGAAGAGCGTGGGACGGAACACAGAGGGGAAGACGGCGGTGGGAGAGAAAGAGGACCAACATCTAAGATGCTCTCGTTCAGCACAGACCTCAGCAATCCCGGCCCTCGTAGACGTCAGCCGAGAGACTCGGTGGCTTTTGAAAGCAGAAGACTTTTCAGGAAATCCTACATGGAAGCCCTGCAGAACCCTATGAGCCTCGGCTCCAGCACTGAGTCCATCCTGGAAGAAAGTCCGGAACACGGGAGCCTCAGAGAAGGTTCCGTCACACCGGGCAGCAGCCCGGATACTCGCGCTTCTTCTCGAGAACATTTAGCCCGCAGGTTGGGGAGTCGGGGCTGGCTCAGTGGGGACGATTCCAGGCCCAGCACACCTTTGCATTATTTCCAGAAGGGACTACGGAGTGCGGAAAGACGGGCCGAACGCCGTTCAAAGTCGTTGGAGAGGACTAACAAAGCTGGCCAGGGTAAAGCTCACCGGGAGAGATCTTCTTCCGGCGGCTCGGCGAGCATCTCCACCAAAAAGCTGATGAATGGATATGTGCTTCGCTTTGGGAAGTTGGAAGTGGAGGCCTCGCTTCCTGGTTGCGAAAAGAGGAGCAGTAAAGAAGTAGCGG ggCAGCAGGAGGACAGCGGCGATGACAGGAAGTCGAGACTTGCAGAGGACGAGTCCAACAGCCCCAAAAGAGCCAATGGCTCAGCTATCGGGTTGGGGTCATCGTCAAGCTCCTCCAATGATAGTAACTTGTCCCTCCCTAAACGGATGTCAGAGGTCAATCAGGAACTGCTGGCATCCGGCGCTGTTATTTTGCCAG gaAGCAGAGATCGTGGTGGGAGGGCGGTATTGCAGGTGTGCACCAGAGCTCAGGTGTGGGCAGGCGAAAGTTGCTCGGTGCACGACCTCAGCAGTTTAATGGTCTACCTCCACTCCACACTGCG GAAAGAAAAACGTGATGAAGGTCTGACAGTTGTGATAGACAGCAGAAGGCAACCGCCTGTTCCAGCTCTCTTGTCATCGCTGTCTGAATTTCAG ACACTGGTACCAAATGCACTTTACTCAGTTCTTTTCCTGGCGGACAAGGAGGCAGCAACCAAACCTGAAAGAGACATTGTCAACATCCAG ACTGAAACATTGTCATCGTTGAAGGCCCTGCTGAAGCACGTTGAAGCAAATCAGCTCACGCGTGACCTTGAGGGCACCTTCCAATATGACCACAACCACTGGATGTTCTTCAGACAG AAAATCGAGCCATTTGCCAGTAGCTGCAGCGAAGCCATCGCTTCCCTCCAGGAGTCCATCACCACGTTAAGTGACAGTGGCAACCTCAAGACATCTCAG gAGGTGTCTCAGATGATGGAGCAGCAGAAGCATCTGATGAAGTGCGTGCTGAATGACAGCCATCTAAATAGGTTACGTCTGGAAGGGGGCACCATCCTCGCACGCATCAGGAAGGAAGAGGCCTGTGATAACGAAAGTTACAG GGATGCTGTCGATATGTTGAGTGCGCTGTACAACCAAGTGGACGAAGAGGTCCATGAGCTTGTCATTCTGTCCAATAAGTCACAGAAGGACTTGGAAAGTCTCCTGGAGGTGCGCAGGTTTGAGGAACAGACACAACAG GTCAAACTGTGGTTCGATGTGGAGGGAGATAAACATCTCACACCTTTAGGATCACTCTCTTTGACTGTCAACAACATAAAAGACATGAAGGAGAGCTTGGACCATTTTCTAAAAGAGTCAGTG CACCAGCAGAGGCATGCCCTGCAGATGGTGAAAGACTCTCCGCAGTCTCTTCCTGGCTCCGTTTCCTCGGAATTCAAGCAACATCTTGCCTCCATCCTGAGCAGagtggagaagaggaagacacACCTGGACGTACTGGGAAACCTTTATGAATTTTATGACTCT GTAAACCAATGGCAGGAGCACTGCCAGGACTACGTCAGTCACCTCAACACTTCAGGTGAAGCTCTTTCACCCACCGTGGTCCCGACCCTGCGGGATTACTGCGCCGAGGCCTGCAAGTTCTCCATGGACAACTTCAGCCCACTCAATGATATGGTGCTCTCCCTGGAGTGTCCTCAGCAAGTCCAGCAGTGGAACGTCGTGTGGCAGAAATGTCAGCAGACCAAGCAGCAACTGGAAGACACATTAGCCCGAGCCACGAGAGCATCTTCAGACTCCATTTCCTCGGAATTTACGGATGTTTTTAAGCCCGCGGAGATCCAAATTGGTGTAGCGGACAATAGCGGGGGAGGACTTCAATGCGAAGGTTCTTCTTGTTCCAGCAGGACCGTTACGCCACTCGCTATCGAGAACTCCAAACCGCATTCCGATGAGCCTTTCTCCAAAAGCCCCTCGGGTTCcatctcttcctcctcacgctTCACTTTCCCGCCCGACAGCAAAATGAGCCCGTCGATGTTTGACGACACAGACAGCGACTGTACCATCGACTCCTCTATCTCGTGCCACTCGGAGCCCATCTTCTCCGCAGCTTCCCGACTCCGCAAGTCACCCATGAAGAAGATCATGAAGAAGACCATGAGCTACGAGCTGACGCCGAGGGACGGCGGACATTCGGACTCCAGCCACGTGCACGGTTACACGGGGGTGTACATCAAAGGTTTGGAGGTGGCCAATAACGTATCTGCAGAGAAGATGCTGCAGAGACCCGATGTCACGAGTCCAGCGTTAGGACGCAGTCGCAGTATGTCGACGCCCTCCAGAATCCATAACAGGCACAATGAAGGAGATGGCAAGAAACAGAGCAG TAAAATGCAGCACATCATGGACGAGATGATCTCCACCGAGAGAGAGTACGTTCGTTCTCTCAGCTACGTGATTGAGCATTATTTCCCCGAGATGGAGCGTCTGGATCTGCCCCAGGACCTGCGCGGCAAACGCAGCATCATTTTCGGCAACGTGGAGAAGCTGTGGGACTTTCACAGCCAGTACTTCCTCAAAGATCTAGAAGCTCGCGCCCACTCCCCGCTGTCCATCAGCAGCTGCTTTCTCCGACAT GAGGATCAGTTTGGAATGTATGCCCTGTACAGCAAGAATAAACCCCGCTCCGACTCCCTGCTCAGCAGCCATGGGAACGAATTCTTTAAG AATAAACAGCTGGATCTGGGGGACAAGATGGACTTGGCATCCTACCTGCTGAAGCCCATCCAGAGGATGAGTAAATATGCCCTGCTGCTGAAGGACCTCATCAAGGAGTGCGGCCAGTCACAAGCGCAAGAGCTGAGTGACCTTCGCACCGCCGAGGAGATGGTCAAGTTCCAGCTTCGCCATGGCAACGACCTGCTGGCCATGGACGCCATTCGGGGCTGTGAC GTGAACCTAAAGGAACAAGGTCAACTTCGCTGCCAAGATGAGTTCATCGTCTGGTGCGGACGAAGGAAGTACCTCCGCCACGTCTTCTTGTTTGAAGACCTCATCCTCTTCAGCAAGACCAAAAAGATAGAAGGAGGATATGACATTTACATCTACAAACAATCCTATAAA acagCAGAGATTGGTATGACTGAAAATGTTGGCGATAGCGGCCTGCGCTTTGAGATTTGGTTCCGCCGAAGGAAATCCCAAGACACGTTTATCCTACAAGCAAGCTCTGTGGAGATCAAGGCGGTGTGGACTTCCATCATAGGGAAGATCCTGTGGAGGCAGGCGTTACGAAACAGGG AGTTGCGCATTCAGGAGATGGTGTCAATGGGCATTGGGAGCAAGCCTTTCATGGACATTAAGCCCAGTGATGCAGCCATCAATGACAGAGCCATCGACTATATCATGAAGGG AATGTAG